One genomic window of Pseudomonadota bacterium includes the following:
- a CDS encoding F0F1 ATP synthase subunit B: MLINWFTVAAQIVNFLILMALLKYFLYDRIIKAMDEREGKIHSRLQEAEDQQQKAVQEQELYRQKKLELDQKRDEVLSKVEAEADRRREEETQRARKEIDSLRDRWRELLHKEQESFISELRRTAAGQVFAISRRALTDLADSDLEEKVIDSFLTRLETMDSAERQEAVSSIMKEDGVATVRSAGELSATDRRKITAAVHQVLDEEIKVEYETMPEIILGIELVSRGQKIAWNLEYYLEHLEERIRESLEAEEEKHGRKTGNRQSAGNNSYHE, from the coding sequence GTGCTCATTAATTGGTTTACGGTTGCGGCCCAGATAGTTAATTTCCTTATTCTGATGGCGCTGCTGAAATATTTTCTTTACGATCGTATTATCAAGGCGATGGATGAACGTGAAGGAAAGATTCATTCCCGCCTGCAAGAGGCGGAGGACCAGCAGCAGAAAGCGGTGCAGGAACAGGAGCTCTATCGCCAGAAAAAACTGGAACTTGATCAGAAGCGTGATGAGGTCCTGTCCAAGGTTGAAGCAGAAGCCGATCGCCGTCGGGAAGAAGAGACCCAAAGGGCCAGAAAAGAGATTGATAGCTTACGTGACCGGTGGCGGGAATTGCTGCATAAGGAGCAGGAATCGTTTATAAGTGAACTCCGCCGGACGGCTGCCGGTCAGGTTTTTGCCATCAGCCGTCGGGCCCTGACGGATCTGGCTGATAGCGATCTCGAGGAGAAAGTGATAGATTCATTCCTGACCCGGCTGGAAACCATGGATAGTGCTGAACGCCAGGAGGCGGTGAGCTCCATTATGAAAGAAGACGGGGTGGCCACGGTTCGCAGCGCCGGGGAACTTTCTGCGACTGACCGTCGTAAAATCACCGCCGCAGTGCATCAGGTTCTGGACGAGGAGATCAAGGTGGAGTATGAAACCATGCCTGAGATAATTCTGGGTATTGAGTTGGTCAGTCGCGGACAGAAGATTGCCTGGAACCTGGAATATTACCTGGAACATCTGGAGGAGCGGATACGGGAAAGCCTGGAGGCCGAGGAGGAAAAGCATGGCCGGAAAACCGGAAACCGGCAGTCGGCAGGGAACAATTCTTACCATGAATGA
- a CDS encoding F0F1 ATP synthase subunit C: MDSLCFIGMVSIFTAGLTIGIGAIGPALGEGRAVSQALSSIAQQPDEANTITRTLFVGLAMIESTAIYCLVISMILIFANPFWNYFLDKVGG; encoded by the coding sequence ATGGATAGTCTTTGTTTTATTGGTATGGTTTCCATTTTTACCGCCGGCCTGACCATTGGTATCGGTGCCATCGGCCCGGCTCTGGGGGAAGGTCGGGCGGTATCCCAGGCACTCAGTTCCATTGCCCAGCAACCAGATGAAGCCAATACCATTACCCGGACTCTGTTTGTCGGCTTGGCGATGATCGAGTCCACTGCTATATACTGTCTGGTTATTTCCATGATTCTCATTTTTGCCAATCCGTTCTGGAATTATTTTCTCGACAAGGTGGGAGGATGA